One segment of Ziziphus jujuba cultivar Dongzao chromosome 12, ASM3175591v1 DNA contains the following:
- the LOC107429028 gene encoding isopentenyl phosphate kinase isoform X1: MEDEKKSTQNASINLIRPIRCIVKLGGAAITCKNELEKINEESLKEVSAQLRQSMIMQSPSGKNLGMDWSKRTGESDVSCDIDCFRHQPSLDSSPFIVVHGAGSFGHFQASESGVHKGGLDQPLVKAGFVATRISVTKLNLEIVRALARESIPSIGMSPFSCGWSTSERNIAFADLSVVAKAIDSGFIPVLHGDAVLDNLLGCTILSGDVIIRHLAEHLKPEYVVFLTDVLGVYDRPPSDPNAVLLREIAVSEDGSWFVVKPTLENMKAVQITVAAHDTTGGMQTKISEAAMIAKLGIDVYIVKAGTSHSVRALNGGLKDDIPDDWLGTVIRLFR, translated from the exons ATGGAGGATGAAAAGAAATCAACCCAAAACGCCTCTATCAATCTAATCAGACCAATCCGTTGCATCGTCAAGCTTG GTGGTGCTGCAATTACTTGCAAGAATGAACTAGAGAAAATAAATGAGGAAAGCCTTAAGGAGGTTTCTGCACAGCTTAGGCAATCAATGATTATGCAGTCCCCTTCAGGGAAGAATCTTGGGATGGATTGGAGCAAACGAACAGGAGAATCAGATGTTTCGTGTGACATAGATTGTTTTAGACACCAGCCATCTTTGGATTCCAGCCCTTTTATTGTAGTCCATGGTGCAG GTTCTTTTGGGCACTTTCAAGCTAGTGAATCTGGGGTTCATAAAGGAGGATTGGACCAACCTCTTGTCAAGGCTGGTTTTGTTGCCACACGCATTTCT GTTACAAAGCTCAATCTCGAAATAGTTCGAGCACTAGCCAGAG AGAGTATTCCTTCCATTGGAATGTCTCCATTTTCATGTGGATGGTCAACCAGTGAAAGAAAT ATAGCCTTTGCTGATTTATCTGTTGTGGCCAAGGCCATTGACTCTGGTTTCATACCT GTATTGCATGGAGATGCTGTGCTTGATAACTTACTG GGTTGCACCATATTGAGTGGTGACGTTATCATACGTCATCTTGCTGAACACTTAAAGCCGGAATATGTTGTTTTTCTT ACAGATGTTTTAGGGGTATACGATCGTCCACCATCAGATCCCAATGCAGTGCTCTTGAGAGAAATTG CTGTGAGTGAAGATGGTAGCTGGTTTGTTGTGAAGCCGACACTTGAAAACATGAAAG CAGTTCAAATAACAGTAGCAGCTCATGATACAACGGGTGGCATGCAGACTAAGATATCAGAAGCTGCAATGATAGCGAAACTTGGAATCGATGTTTACATTGTCAAG GCAGGAACAAGCCATTCAGTGAGGGCACTTAATGGTGGATTGAAGGATGACATTCCTGATGACTGGCTTGGTACAGTTATCCGGCTTTTTAGATAG
- the LOC107429028 gene encoding isopentenyl phosphate kinase isoform X2, which translates to MEDEKKSTQNASINLIRPIRCIVKLGGAAITCKNELEKINEESLKEVSAQLRQSMIMQSPSGKNLGMDWSKRTGESDVSCDIDCFRHQPSLDSSPFIVVHGAGSFGHFQASESGVHKGGLDQPLVKAGFVATRISVTKLNLEIVRALARESIPSIGMSPFSCGWSTSERNIAFADLSVVAKAIDSGFIPVLHGDAVLDNLLGCTILSGDVIIRHLAEHLKPEYVVFLTDVLGVYDRPPSDPNAVLLREIAVSEDGSWFVVKPTLENMKVQITVAAHDTTGGMQTKISEAAMIAKLGIDVYIVKAGTSHSVRALNGGLKDDIPDDWLGTVIRLFR; encoded by the exons ATGGAGGATGAAAAGAAATCAACCCAAAACGCCTCTATCAATCTAATCAGACCAATCCGTTGCATCGTCAAGCTTG GTGGTGCTGCAATTACTTGCAAGAATGAACTAGAGAAAATAAATGAGGAAAGCCTTAAGGAGGTTTCTGCACAGCTTAGGCAATCAATGATTATGCAGTCCCCTTCAGGGAAGAATCTTGGGATGGATTGGAGCAAACGAACAGGAGAATCAGATGTTTCGTGTGACATAGATTGTTTTAGACACCAGCCATCTTTGGATTCCAGCCCTTTTATTGTAGTCCATGGTGCAG GTTCTTTTGGGCACTTTCAAGCTAGTGAATCTGGGGTTCATAAAGGAGGATTGGACCAACCTCTTGTCAAGGCTGGTTTTGTTGCCACACGCATTTCT GTTACAAAGCTCAATCTCGAAATAGTTCGAGCACTAGCCAGAG AGAGTATTCCTTCCATTGGAATGTCTCCATTTTCATGTGGATGGTCAACCAGTGAAAGAAAT ATAGCCTTTGCTGATTTATCTGTTGTGGCCAAGGCCATTGACTCTGGTTTCATACCT GTATTGCATGGAGATGCTGTGCTTGATAACTTACTG GGTTGCACCATATTGAGTGGTGACGTTATCATACGTCATCTTGCTGAACACTTAAAGCCGGAATATGTTGTTTTTCTT ACAGATGTTTTAGGGGTATACGATCGTCCACCATCAGATCCCAATGCAGTGCTCTTGAGAGAAATTG CTGTGAGTGAAGATGGTAGCTGGTTTGTTGTGAAGCCGACACTTGAAAACATGAAAG TTCAAATAACAGTAGCAGCTCATGATACAACGGGTGGCATGCAGACTAAGATATCAGAAGCTGCAATGATAGCGAAACTTGGAATCGATGTTTACATTGTCAAG GCAGGAACAAGCCATTCAGTGAGGGCACTTAATGGTGGATTGAAGGATGACATTCCTGATGACTGGCTTGGTACAGTTATCCGGCTTTTTAGATAG
- the LOC107429033 gene encoding eukaryotic translation initiation factor 5A-2 isoform X2 produces MPELPRLFLSKPVLSVVEVSTSKTGKHGHAKCHFVGIDIFTGKKLEDIVPSSHNCDVPHVNRTDYQLIDISEDGFVSLLTESGNTKDDLRLPTDENLLSQIKEGFEGGKDLVVSVMSAMGEEQICALKDIGPK; encoded by the exons ATGCCGGAGCTTCCAAGACTTTTCCTCAGCAAGCCGGTACTATCC GTTGTGGAGGTTTCTACTTCCAAAACTGGAAAGCATGGACATGCTAAATGTCATTTCGTTGGTATTGACATCTTTACTGGCAAGAAGCTTGAAGATATTGTTCCATCGTCCCACAACTGTGAT GTTCCCCATGTCAATCGTACTGACTACCAGCTGATTGATATTTCTGAGGATGGATTT GTGAGCCTGCTGACTGAGAGTGGTAATACCAAGGATGACCTGAGACTCCCAACCGATGAAAATCTGCTCTCGCAG ATCAAGGAGGGATTTGAGGGTGGAAAAGATCTTGTGGTGAGTGTCATGTCAGCCATGGGAGAGGAGCAAATCTGTGCCCTTAAGGACATTGGTCCCAAGTAG
- the LOC107429033 gene encoding eukaryotic translation initiation factor 5A isoform X1: MSDEEHHFESKADAGASKTFPQQAGTIRKNGYIVIKNRPCKVVEVSTSKTGKHGHAKCHFVGIDIFTGKKLEDIVPSSHNCDVPHVNRTDYQLIDISEDGFVSLLTESGNTKDDLRLPTDENLLSQIKEGFEGGKDLVVSVMSAMGEEQICALKDIGPK, translated from the exons ATGTCGGACGAGGAGCACCACTTCGAGTCCAAGGCCGATGCCGGAGCTTCCAAGACTTTTCCTCAGCAAGCCGGTACTATCCGTAAGAACGGTTACATTGTCATTAAGAACAGGCCttgcaag GTTGTGGAGGTTTCTACTTCCAAAACTGGAAAGCATGGACATGCTAAATGTCATTTCGTTGGTATTGACATCTTTACTGGCAAGAAGCTTGAAGATATTGTTCCATCGTCCCACAACTGTGAT GTTCCCCATGTCAATCGTACTGACTACCAGCTGATTGATATTTCTGAGGATGGATTT GTGAGCCTGCTGACTGAGAGTGGTAATACCAAGGATGACCTGAGACTCCCAACCGATGAAAATCTGCTCTCGCAG ATCAAGGAGGGATTTGAGGGTGGAAAAGATCTTGTGGTGAGTGTCATGTCAGCCATGGGAGAGGAGCAAATCTGTGCCCTTAAGGACATTGGTCCCAAGTAG